The following are encoded together in the Kribbella sp. CA-293567 genome:
- a CDS encoding ABC transporter ATP-binding protein: protein MTPTTATAAYHPAPTTFGAVAKHGRAWLPLIAVTALAGSGVALALPSVLGHSVDAIIAGGDYGKWFTIAVVLVAVGIVCSLIDAFAGTACVAGTTAWLRHRLVSQVLHGGPEGSREFDSGDLVSRVSGNVSDAAQAGPAAVTTVAAMAPPIGSLVLLAFIDPWLAVAFFGGILGVIGVLFVFARRTAEISLAYQETQGRISALLTESVAGLRTIASAGTIAREERRILGFLPELHKHGLETWKILARSGAQAAIVGPLVLVAVLAVGGLQLVDGRITPGELFAAAQYAVLGAGLGSLTGVIGEIARARAGIQRAAEVFAINPVAHGTLPLPIGPGRLTFDGVTVFGADSALLQDVHLELPGGATIAVVGPSGSGKSVLAGLAARLRDPHFGQVLLDGVPLQALSRQALRTAVGCAFERPTLVGTTIGDAISHDAVGPVRTLAAARATHAHDFVSRLPDGYFTPLPKAPMSGGERQRLGLARAWPASRLLVLDDATSSLDTATEMQISKTLTEDRHRRTRLIVTHRTATAARADLVVWLDGGRVRAAGPHQELWQDPAYREVFG, encoded by the coding sequence ATGACCCCCACCACCGCCACCGCGGCCTACCACCCCGCACCCACCACCTTCGGCGCAGTGGCCAAGCACGGTCGCGCGTGGTTGCCGTTGATTGCTGTCACCGCCCTGGCCGGCAGCGGCGTGGCGCTCGCTCTGCCGTCGGTGCTCGGCCACTCGGTCGACGCGATCATCGCCGGCGGCGACTACGGCAAGTGGTTCACCATCGCCGTCGTACTGGTTGCCGTTGGCATCGTCTGCAGCCTGATCGACGCGTTCGCCGGGACCGCCTGTGTGGCCGGTACCACCGCCTGGCTTCGCCACCGGCTGGTCAGCCAGGTTCTGCACGGCGGTCCCGAGGGCAGCCGCGAGTTCGACAGCGGCGACCTGGTCAGCCGCGTCTCCGGCAACGTCTCCGACGCCGCGCAGGCGGGACCGGCGGCGGTCACCACCGTCGCCGCCATGGCGCCGCCGATCGGCAGCCTGGTGCTGCTCGCCTTCATCGATCCCTGGCTCGCGGTCGCCTTCTTCGGCGGCATCCTCGGGGTGATCGGGGTGCTCTTCGTCTTCGCCCGCCGAACCGCCGAGATCAGCCTCGCCTACCAGGAGACCCAGGGCCGGATCTCCGCCCTGCTGACCGAATCGGTCGCCGGTCTCCGCACGATCGCCTCGGCCGGCACCATCGCGCGCGAGGAGCGCCGGATCCTCGGCTTCCTCCCCGAGCTGCACAAGCACGGTCTGGAGACCTGGAAGATCCTGGCGCGTTCCGGCGCCCAGGCGGCGATCGTCGGCCCGCTCGTCCTCGTCGCGGTGCTGGCGGTCGGCGGCCTGCAGCTCGTCGACGGCCGCATCACCCCGGGCGAACTCTTCGCCGCCGCCCAGTACGCCGTCCTCGGCGCGGGTCTCGGCAGCCTCACCGGTGTGATCGGCGAGATCGCCCGGGCCCGGGCCGGCATCCAGCGCGCCGCCGAGGTCTTCGCCATCAACCCCGTCGCCCACGGAACGCTTCCCCTGCCGATCGGCCCGGGTCGCCTGACCTTCGACGGCGTCACCGTCTTCGGTGCGGACTCTGCCCTGCTGCAGGACGTCCACCTCGAGCTTCCCGGCGGCGCGACCATCGCCGTTGTCGGCCCCAGCGGCTCCGGCAAGTCGGTCCTGGCCGGCCTGGCCGCCCGCCTCCGCGATCCCCACTTCGGCCAGGTGCTGCTGGACGGCGTACCGCTGCAGGCTCTCAGCCGCCAGGCCCTCCGTACCGCGGTCGGCTGCGCCTTCGAACGCCCGACCCTGGTGGGCACCACCATCGGCGACGCGATCTCCCACGACGCGGTCGGTCCGGTCCGCACGCTCGCCGCGGCCCGCGCCACCCACGCCCACGACTTCGTCAGCCGGCTGCCCGACGGCTACTTCACTCCGTTGCCTAAGGCACCTATGTCCGGTGGTGAGCGGCAACGACTCGGCCTGGCCCGGGCCTGGCCGGCCAGCCGGTTGCTGGTCCTGGACGACGCGACCTCCAGCCTCGACACCGCCACCGAGATGCAGATCAGCAAGACGCTGACCGAGGACCGCCACCGGCGTACCCGGTTGATCGTCACGCACCGGACCGCGACGGCAGCCCGCGCCGACCTCGTCGTCTGGCTCGACGGTGGCCGGGTCCGCGCCGCGGGACCGCACCAGGAGCTGTGGCAGGACCCCGCCTACCGCGAGGTGTTCGGATGA